The following coding sequences are from one Bacillota bacterium window:
- a CDS encoding MFS transporter, which yields MEKAAKLNCYYFGLGTVGRDMLYIMVSMYLMVYLTEILNLPDSVMWYMTGAHTVLRIFDAVNDPFMGVLVDNAQTRFGKFKPWIVAGSIIGGILTILLFTDFGFTGTEYVIYFIIIYLAWDLAYGINDIAYWSMLPSLAID from the coding sequence ATGGAGAAAGCTGCAAAACTCAATTGCTATTACTTCGGCTTGGGCACCGTGGGAAGGGATATGTTATATATTATGGTCAGCATGTATCTCATGGTGTATCTTACCGAAATTCTCAATCTGCCTGATTCAGTTATGTGGTATATGACAGGAGCGCATACAGTTTTGCGGATATTCGACGCTGTAAACGACCCTTTCATGGGCGTTCTGGTAGATAACGCCCAAACGCGTTTCGGGAAATTCAAACCATGGATAGTTGCAGGGAGTATAATTGGCGGTATTCTTACAATCCTGCTTTTTACCGATTTTGGATTCACAGGCACGGAATATGTCATTTACTTTATAATTATTTATCTTGCATGGGACCTGGCATATGGCATAAACGACATTGCTTACTGGTCCATGCTTCCATCACTCGCCATTGACTAG
- a CDS encoding MFS transporter codes for MGSFAKICANIGMYIAVVGILSVTNALGGNTRAWFVFAVAIVAITWAFLCFTVFGVKENRSIYKKEKTTSLKEMFGVIFRNDQLLFTAISMVLFMIGYTTTTSFGVYFFKYAYKYENMYMVFAGILVP; via the coding sequence ATAGGCTCTTTTGCAAAAATCTGCGCCAATATAGGTATGTACATAGCCGTGGTAGGCATACTTTCCGTGACAAATGCATTGGGCGGCAACACAAGGGCATGGTTTGTTTTTGCAGTAGCTATTGTGGCAATCACATGGGCGTTTTTGTGCTTTACAGTATTCGGGGTTAAAGAAAATCGCTCGATCTATAAGAAAGAGAAGACGACTTCTCTTAAAGAGATGTTCGGGGTAATCTTCAGAAACGACCAGCTTTTGTTTACAGCCATTTCCATGGTGCTTTTTATGATAGGATATACCACCACGACAAGTTTCGGCGTCTATTTCTTTAAGTATGCATACAAATACGAAAATATGTACATGGTTTTTGCAGGTATATTAGTCCCTTAA